ATGAAGCTGGAAAAGCAGCGTAGTTGTAGGATGGGACTAAAGAAATCGTGGGTACGGGATCCTGAATTCCCACAAAcccccagcagcagagctggggtaTCCCAGACATCGGGGAGCTCCTCTCGGGACCAGACAGGGGATGGAAGACAACCATTCTGtgagcaaagaatttttttttggcagggtAACTGGACCTTTTTGTTTGCTCGACGTGCAATCCGAGCCAGCAGCGTGTGTCTGCGTGGGTCCTTACCCAGGGTGGGGGCAGCTCCTTGGCACAGTGCAACAGTGCAAGACCCTCACTGGCATCATGTGCCGGGGATGCTCTGGGGGACAGGACCACCGACCGCAGCACCTCATGGGTGAGGTGTTTGGCCACCCGGTGCCACCGAGGTGGAGGAGGAACctcaggggagggaggaaggtgtccccagctccagcacagcaACGGGACACCCAGGCCTGCGCTCCGTGGCACGCTTGCAGCTGGCTTTTGGGCTGACCATTGTTTCTGCTGTGTAATGCAGACCCGGGGTGCCCATTTCCCATTCCCCCCCTCTCCCTGAGTCACACGCTCCGAGGGGAAGCACTGCCCCTGGGTGTCTGCATCTCTGCGTGGGGGCATGCGGGAAGGGCCAGTGCCAGCAGCGGGGCGGCCCCCGCAGCCGCCCTGGCCCTTCCCTGCCGGACGATGCTCGCTGTTCCCCCGCCCCGGGGGCCAGTGGATGCCCATGGCTTTCAGCCGGGAGTTGCTGTTGGTGGCCGGTTCTTTCACCGCCTTTCGCCTGCTAAACCGGGGACTGGAGCGACtggtgccgccgccgccctcggCCTGGCGCAACCGCTGGAAGTGGCGCAACATCTGGACATCGCTGGCACACAGCGTGctcagcggcggcggggcgctggcCGGGTGAGTGGCCCCGGGCACCGCGGAGCCCCGGAGGGCATCtagggctgggggaaaggagacGGGGATACCGGACTGCTGGGGGGGGAGACTGGTGGGACTATAAAGGAatgggggtgttgggggaccCCGAAGGGAACCTGCAGTCAGGGGGGCACTGAGGGAGACTGAGTCCGCCCAGTGCGGAATGGGGGTGTTGGGAGACCTTGAGGAGCACTGAGAAGGGTGTGGACCTGGaaactgggggggcactgggggatgGAAGAGGGATCGAGGGGCACAGGGGGACAAAGGGACAGGGAGGCTGTAAGGCAGCAGGGGGTAGGGAGACTCCGGGGGAAATAGGAGGATGGGGTGGCCATGGTGGGACCAGAGGGAtgggaggggtctgggggggctcaGCAGCACCAGGTGGGCACCAAGGGTACGGGAAGGGAATTAGGGGACCAGAGGCACTGCTCAGCCATCACAACCCCTCTCCCTGCAGGTTCTGCCTCCAGCCTGGGCTGTCTGAGGACCTGGTGAGCACGCACCCACCTGGGGCACACAGCCTGGTCGCCGTATCTGTAGGTGAGGGGGGGGGAGTGGGCTGCCCCCTGTTCTGTCCCCCAGGGGGTCTCCAGGGGCTCATCGGTGCCTGACACCGGCCCCTCGAGCCACGTGTGCAGCGACATCTCCGGCACCCCAGACAATCACTCTATTCTTGGCAAAGGACAGTGACTCCTTTCTGTCCCATGGCACCCACAGCCAGGAGGTGCTGGGCACCAGGCTCCCCGCTACCGTCCTCATGGGGCAGCCAGGGCTTGGGGCACCCCAGAAGTGCCCATGCTATGGGGTTGATGCAGGTCCCCCTCAAAGCCTTGAGATAAACCTACCACTGTGGAGGCCAGGAGCTTTGAATCCTCTGGCTGTGTGAAGCTTTCCCCCCACTCCACACCTTGTCACCCTCTTGCAGATCTGTCACCAGCCCTGCGGTCAGTGGTAACCACCTTCCTGGCATGGCTACAGCTCAGCGAGAAGGTTTGAGTATCTAAAATGTCATCGTGGGGTTGGTTTGATGGCAGCGAATCCTGCAGCTGTTAAAGGCTCCAGGCTGAACGGGATCCGATTCAGGGACAGCAACAAGGGTGAGGGTCGAtgtgctgcctttgctctcaccCTTCTCCGGGAACAGATCCAAGTGATCAGTTAGTGCCTCTCCCTAGGAGCACGTCCGACAGAGTGATTGCAGGAGGGAGCCAAAACACACCAATTTCCTTCTCCTGCCGTGTGCGATCCTGCTCTCTGCATAACCCACCACCCACAGAGGGTTTGGGCTGAGCTGTGGCCATCACTCCCCCGGAGGGGCTGCCCAGGCACCAGTcaggtgcagagctgctggggcaggggggtcccTTGGCACAGACCTTCCCAGCCCCCTTCTTTGCTCATCTTCTCTCTGATCCCAGGTTATTTCCTTGAAGACTTTGTGGACATGTTGTGCCATCAGAAACTTCACCAGTCCTGGGAGCTGCTCTTCCATCACTCCGTGGTGAGTCCACCAGCCGCTCTCCGCGGGACAGACCCTGGCACTCGTACCGCCAGGGAGGCTGGGGGACAGGAGCAGGGCTCCTGCTGTTGCTGGTGTGGGTGTTTGCTGCCTGTTACAGAATTGCTTTCTGcctggagagaggagcccagatggCAGGGCCTGGAACTCCTCTTGGTCCAGCTCCTCTTTAAGGGCCTGCAGAAAGGCACCCAAAGATGGGGTAGGAAAAAAACATGTGCACAGAGTAGGGAGGAAGAGGGCTGGGGGTGCTTAGCAGTAGCAGTGGCATGGATGGGCAGTGACCCAGCTGTCCCCATTGGCACAGGAGAGCAGTTCAGCTCCTGCTGGCTCTCGGCCACTTGAGCATCTCCCAGGAAGGGCTGCACGTCACCTCCTTCCACCTCCCGCTCCCTGGGGTGCTCTCCTCTCATTCAGGTCAGAGCCATGGCCACGGGgctggtgtggctggagcagccGTGGTGCAGGAGCCCCACACCTGTGCCAGATGCTGGCTGTGCCCAGCGCAGGTTTCTCTTTGATTGCCTCCAATGTCTGGATGCGGGAGCGTTGCTGATGCTGCAGGACAGGGGGGTGGCACCgcctggagctgggcagcagagACACTGCGGGGTACAGGGGAGGCACAGGGGTCTGCAGGGCctgggggtggggacagggacagcactGGGACCTACCTGGGATGAGACGGGGGAGGCAATGGTCAGACCTGCTGTCTCACAGACACAGTGAGCCCCGCGGCTCTGCTGGCTGTGGCTTGCCAGTCAAAAGGTCATCTCCACAAGAGAGCTAATATAGGCCAAGACAGTGACTTAACAAGCAGGGAGCAGATAATCTCATTAAAGAGCCAATACAGAGAACAGCATTAATGGTATAAGCTGAAGGACGGAGTGTGCTAAAGCGTGGGCAGGCAGAGCCTGTCCCCCCACACAGCAGGGAGAGTGCAGGGCAGACTCACACCTGCTCTGCCCCCATCAGCCCTGTCCTGTGCTACAGCatcccacagccccagggtgctCCAACCCAGGCTCGGGGTGTCCCGAGGGGCTCTCTGATGCACCAAAGTCGCTTAATCCCTGCAGCATGCCTGTTCTGGGGAGAATCCCTGAGCCAGCAGCAACCACAGCCCTCAGCTACACAtcgcccccctcctgcccccttcACTGTGTGCAGAAAAACCTGCTGGGCCACAACCAGCTGCATTCCCCAGGTCACAAAAGCAGGGTTAGGTCTAGCTGCTCTGTCTCCTCTGCCAACATGGAGTTTATAGAAGTGTTTCTCTTTCCtcccactgggaaaaaaaacccagctcagGTTTCCTGCAGCAGTGGGGAGGCTTTATCTCATGCCTGAGGCTGCAATGCTGCAGAGGTATGTGTGGGGTGATGACCAGCAGTTTGGCACGGGCATAACCATTTCCACCTTTGCTCCATGCTGTGCCCAAGCATGGAGGGCTCTGGCTTGCAGCAGCTGAGAGCAACCAGCTCCCAGGCTCagcctctcttctttctccttcccaggtGATTGTCTGCTTTGGCATTGCAGTGCTGCTCCATCAATATGTCGGGTTTGCCCTCGTGGCTTTACTGGTGGAGATTAACTCCATCTTCCTCCACCTGCGGCAGATCCTGCTCATGGCTGACCTGATGCACACCACCTGCTACCGCCTCAACAGCATTGTCAACCTGAGCACCTACGTGGTGTTTCGCATCGCCACGCTGGCCTGGATGGCTCGCTGGCTTTTCCTCAATCGGGAGAATGTGCCCCCAGCAACGTATGCTGTAGGCACAGTGGGCATGGCAATCATGACGCCCATGAACCTCATCCTCTTCTACCGCCTGCTGCGTAGTGACTTCTTCAAATCCAGCCGGGATGCGCAGCGGGAGAAGGAGGAGTAGCCCCCTTCCCCGCAGGGTCAGGGGGGTGAGCAGCCCTGAGCCCACGGAGGAGGACAGCAAAGCGTGGTGGAGAGTGAACGTGGCTGTTCCAGTACCTTGCATGGAGGGTCCACACTAACAGAGCATCTGGGCCTTTCCTGCGGCTGCAGATCCCGGGCCCTGTGCAGCAGAGAAGGTGCTCACGGACCAGGCCCTggggctctgctccccctgcccctttgGATGACGTGGTCAGATGACTGGGAGCTGCTCAGAGAAGCCTCAACAGCTCTCGCAGCTCCCCGAGGCACCGCTGACATGAGGAGGGAGCAGAAGAACACTCTTTCCCCACTGCTCTTCTGGACATCCAAACACCACAGTTCCAGCTGCTTCCTCGTGATTTCCCTCTCCATCTCCAGCTTTTGTGCAGGCGTGATGGTTCCAAGGTGGTGCTCTGGAATGACCTCCTGCAGTGTCCTGCCAATGCATCAACGTAACAAGACTTGTGTTCCTCTCAGCTCCAGTGCTGATATTTTACCTGTTTGTCTCAGCTTAAGCACTAATATTAGCACATCCCTTGTGATAAACAACTTTGACTTTTCCATACTCTTTCAGCGGTCTGGatctttcttccctctgtgtTGTGTCTACAGTAACAATGAAGGTCTCTGTGGCTTCAACCTTTACAATAAACTggaattaaaaaccccaaaccctcattTCTAAGCCCATTAACTGATTGTCTAGACAGTAATTGCTCAATTTCAGTTTGATCTATATTCCTTTagctaaggcaaaaaaaaaaaaaagaccagctatttatttttccattaactGTTTTGTATAGTTCTCTTGTGAATATTGCTTGCATTTTATTATGAAAACACATGcaggtatttttttccatttcaaacatTCACTtcgtaattttttttcctcctgtgtttctctctttccctttctgagGTGTTATCTGCCAATTGTTATAGTAAATGAGGCCTTTTAATGTAGGTTTTTAAGGTTCACTATTCATTTTTGAGAATTAGTATTCATAATTGTACGTCTGCTGTGCATTTGGATGATCAAATCAGCTGGCAAAATGAAGCTGTGTTAATTGGTAAACTAACATAGCTTGGCAGACCAGCTGAGCTCCAGGACATAGAAACTGTTACACTACTTTGGATGAAAAATACCAAATAACCGGAGTGCTACAGCAGGAGAAAAGCGTGGAAATGTCCCGTGAGGCTCAGGACATGAACACAGACCAGCTTCCATACTTCAGCATCTCAAGTCTTCTGTTCTTCTTCCACTACCCTGGTAATAGTCAAGGATGCAGTTTTTAGCAAAGACACAGACTAATTCCATTTCAGGCAGGTTGCTTTTAAATATTGTGAGAACCCACCAAGTTCCTAAAGAAAGTGGATGCAGAATAGTGTTGAAGttgtctgcctgcagctttggATGAACTTTGGACATACTGAATTATCTGAAATACTTCTTACTTTCCTTTAATCTCTAAAGGACAGTCAACTTACTGTAAGAGAACACACCAATGTGCCTTGCATGTTTGGTGCTCTGTGAATTCTTTTCCCCACTTGAAAATCAAGATGTGATTGGCAGATTTACTGATAGACTTGCAGGGTACACATCCAAGCTAAAATAAAGCTGACATCCTATAAAATTTAAGCTTGTGTTTTCAGTCAAGTCACCTCCTTTTTGCAAAATGCCACTATGCAAACATTTATGTATGATTTCAGAATGTGTGCAGCTTTGTTCTATCTTTTTGAAAGGATGAGATactgggaaaaatgtttttaaatgcttttgaacAATACATCTGTCACACTCGTGTTCTAGGAAACAATATTCCATTGTGATGATTGGGTCCTGTTCTTTGATGTAGTAAGTTgttatatggggaaaaaaaaaaaacaaaaaacaaaaaacaacaaaacaacacaacctGAAATGGAATAATCTCTTTGCTGTTCTAAATTATGTCTACTTGTATGTGAAAAAAATTGCACCAAGTATGTTTAACTACAGAAATGCCTTCTAGCATGATCTCATTCACCT
Above is a genomic segment from Athene noctua chromosome 19, bAthNoc1.hap1.1, whole genome shotgun sequence containing:
- the TLCD2 gene encoding TLC domain-containing protein 2 — encoded protein: MAFSRELLLVAGSFTAFRLLNRGLERLVPPPPSAWRNRWKWRNIWTSLAHSVLSGGGALAGFCLQPGLSEDLVSTHPPGAHSLVAVSVGYFLEDFVDMLCHQKLHQSWELLFHHSVVIVCFGIAVLLHQYVGFALVALLVEINSIFLHLRQILLMADLMHTTCYRLNSIVNLSTYVVFRIATLAWMARWLFLNRENVPPATYAVGTVGMAIMTPMNLILFYRLLRSDFFKSSRDAQREKEE